The following proteins are encoded in a genomic region of Entelurus aequoreus isolate RoL-2023_Sb linkage group LG01, RoL_Eaeq_v1.1, whole genome shotgun sequence:
- the LOC133653705 gene encoding MKRN2 opposite strand protein-like has protein sequence MERSVIRLSHCHKDIFCFSLPEECPACGERLKGGRLQEAPVSLPSPLADGHKSSCCLLITPTDDNMRRDFEGTSDLHTGISSTSGVVYNYTERGVSRDVSGWQHCVSIPLVRPDRFHLLAQWDQYLDRFSDVPLWDPTWHSFDEDNHNCFSFCLQFINSVLSVEGRPPLTRETFTRTFILPRMARVSKYMTLCRHIEKEYFYVVDRQAEGQDEA, from the exons ATGGAGCGCAGCGTCATCCGTCTGAGCCACTGCCACAAGGACATCTTCTGCTTCTCACTACCGGAGGAGTGTCCTGCCTGTGGGGAACGACTGAAGGGAGGCAGGCTTCAGGAGGCGCCAGTCAGCCTGCCCTCCCCGCTGGCTGACGGACACAAGAGCTCCTGCTGCCTCCTCATCACACCCACTGATGACAACATGCGCAG AGACTTTGAAGGAACATCAGATCTGCACACTGGCATCTCCAGCACTTCAG gaGTTGTGTACAACTACACTGAGAGAGGAGTAAGCAGAGATGTGAGTGGCTGGCAACACTGCGTAAGCATCCCTCTGGTCAGACCTGACAGGTTCCACCTCCTGGCTCAATGGGATCAGTACCTGGACCGCTTCTCAGACGTACCCTTGTGGGACCCTACCTGGCACAG CTTCGACGAAGACAACCACAACTGCTTCAGTTTTTGTCTCCAGTTCATCAACAGCGTGTTGTCGGTGGAGGGACGACCTCCTCTGACCAGAGAAACGTTCACCCGCACTTTCATCCTGCCGAGAATGGCGAGGGTCTCTAAGTACATGACGCTGTGCAGACATATCGAGAAAGAATACTTCTACGTGGTGGACAGACAGGCCGAGGGCCAAGACGAAGCCTGA
- the LOC133653759 gene encoding tRNA-splicing endonuclease subunit Sen2-like, with translation MQAEFRAPRRRCRVYEEYEAPFPVSRSPEERSSFRAELVNQHVLVCVPDHIHKIYKQGYFGKGVLSRARPDHSVSDQWDKHEGLLLPVLTQSRYDQLLGWAESALLAQGLIKEAVSQILQPLSLPVGIEDVRRETGSRENGEGSGADSQAPPNAKRLRLMSGVTLEAGTSCWSEDTQDSSLSPDQLCERSPDLDSDQDSDLDPESLVPGPGFVLVVSDADGDAATRQVRRNPFCLTEYLQLSLEEAFFLVYSLGCLSVHMQKEPLSIIQLWKKLRSLRPDFISSYAAYHHFRSRGWVPKEGSGAKYGVDLLLYRKGPPFYHASYSVVVEKVNDSFSGSALRPFSWRSLAALGRITANVSKELMLCYIVYPVDLSEAELDSPACLGKLKVQEVIVSRWVSSKERAEQEDI, from the exons ATGCAGGCGGAATTTCGTGCTCCCCGGCGACGCTGCCGGGTTTATGAGGAGTACGAAGCTCCGTTCCCTGTGAGCCGCAGCCCGGAGGAGAGGAGCTCTTTCCGGGCGGAGCTCGTCAACCAACACGTTCTGGTTTGCGTACCAGACCACATCCACAAGATTTACAAACAG GGGTACTTTGGTAAAGGTGTCCTCTCAAGAGCCAGACCGGACCACAGTGTTTCAGACCAGTGGGACA AACATGAAGGTTTGCTACTTCCTGTCCTCACACAGTCCAG GTATGACCAGCTGCTCGGATGGGCGGAGTCTGCACTCTTGGCTCAGGGGTTGATTAAAGAGGCTGTCAGTCAGATCCTGCAACCGCTGTCTCTGCCTGTAGGGATTGAGGATGTGAGGCGGGAAACAGGAAGCAGAGAGAATGGCGAGGGGTCAGGGGCAGACAGTCAAGCACCCCCCAATGCCAAGAGGCTGCGGCTGATGTCAGGAGTCACGTTGGAGGCAGGAACAAGCTGCTG GTCGGAAGACACACAAGACTCCAGTCTTAGTCCTGACCAGCTTTGTGAACGTAGCCCTGATCTGGACTCTGACCAAGACTCTGATTTAGATCCTGAATCACTTGTTCCAGGTCCAGGTTTTGTCCTTGTGGTCTCTGACGCTGAT GGCGATGCCGCGACCAGGCAGGTCCGACGTAATCCTTTCTGTCTAACAGAATATTTACAACTCAGCCTGGAGGAG GCTTTCTTCCTTGTGTACAGCCTGGGCTGTCTGTCTGTCCACATGCAAAAG GAGCCCCTGTCAATCATCCAGCTGTGGAAGAAATTACGGTCGCTGCGACCTGATTTTATCAGCTCCTACGCAGCCTATCATCACTTTCGCAGCAGGGGGTGGGTCCCCAAAGAAGGAAGTGGCGCCAAGTATGGCGTTGATCTCT tGTTGTACAGAAAAGGCCCCCCTTTCTACCACGCCAG TTATTCCGTGGTGGTAGAAAAGGTGAATGATAGTTTCAGCGGCTCGGCACTACGGCCGTTTTCATGGCGGTCTCTGGCAGCTCTCGGCCGCATCACTGCTAACGTCTCCAAG GAGCTCATGTTGTGTTACATCGTCTACCCAGTTGACCTATCAGAGGCCGAGCTAGACTCACCTGCGTGTCTGGGCAAACTGAAGGTTCAG GAGGTTATTGTCAGCAGGTGGGTTTCCTCCAAAGAACGAGCCGAGCAGGAAGACATCTGA